In Beijerinckiaceae bacterium, the sequence GGTTTCGCGGCGCAAGGCTCGCGATCGCCTATCCCGAAATCGCGGAAATGCAGGCCCGCGCCATTTTCGAAGGCGCGATCATGGCCCGAGCCAAGACGGGGATGGACGTGCGGCCGGAAATCATGACGCCGCTCATTGTCGCCAAGGCCGAGTTCGACCTCATCAAATCGCGCGTCGACGCCATCGCACAGGCCGTTGCCGCCGAGATGAAGCAGACGATTGCCTATTCTGTCGGCACGATGATCGAGACGCCGCGGGCCAGTTTGCGGGCCGGCGATCTCGCCCAGTCCGCCGAATTCTTTTCATTCGGCACCAATGATCTTACGCAGACCTGTCTCGCCCTTTCGCGTGACGATGCCGGGAGCTTCTTGGCGGAATATGCGGCCAAGGGGATTTTGCCCGGCAACCCTTTCTCCACAATCGACCGGGAAGGGGCCGGCGAATTGATTGAAATCGCCTGCAGACGCGGGCGCCAGTCGCGGCCAAGCCTCAAGATCGGACTTTGCGGGGAACATGCCGGCGATCCTTCCTCGATAGATTTTTTTGAGATTGTCGGTCTGGATTATGTGTCCTGCTCGCCCTTCCGGGTGCCGATCGCGCGGCTTGCCGCGGCGCAGGCCGCCTTGCGAAGAAAAGCCGCCCGGCAGGCGTGAGAGGCGGCTCCACAGTCTAAAGCGGCGGTTGCGCTTTCTGCTGTCAAGCTGTTTAGCTATTGGCACTTTGCTGCCCGACATTTTTACAGCAACGCTGGGTTCGGCGCTTTTAAGCTTTGCCGTTTTAGCTGAGTGTCGAGGTGATTTGACTTCACCCTCGACTTTTGGACCTATCGATGTCTCTGGCTTCCCATTTCGTTCAAGACCATGGGCACGCTTCTTGCTCGCGTGAAGAGGGGATTGTGAATGACGGCAACTCTAGACGATCGGTCTCGTGTTGCAGGTGGATGCAGAGTCAGCAATTCGATAATCAGAGGAAAGTAAATGCTACTTCGTTACATATAACATGGCGATCGATAAGCCAGCGATAATCCACTATGATCCAGGTGGAGTGGTGGAAGACTACATGGCAAGGGAACGTTCTTTTGAGCTTCAGGGGAAAAAGATCGTGATTGACGGGAACTGCGCTTCGGCATGCACCCTTTACACGCGCTCCCCTGACCTTTGCGTCACGCGGCGCGCGGCCTTCTATTTTCATCAGGCCGCCGATGGCATGGACAGGGATCATCTTGTAGGCAGGGACGATGAAGTTACAGCCTCCATGATGACATTCTATCCGGCCCGGATATCCGAATGGATCAAGCGAAAGGGTGGCTTGACCAGTCACATGCTTGTTCTGCGCGGACGCGAAATGCTCTCATACTTCAAGCTCTGCCAAAACTGAGAGGTCCAGGCGCACGCGCTTGGAAGGCTCCGAATCATCCGGTCGAGGCGACAACCTTTGCGCCGGGTGGTTCGCTTGGCAACAGGGCCAAGCGCGCGATCAGCATTTGATCCTGCAATATCGCCATGCGCTCCTTCGGCTTCAGCCAGGAGAGCGCTTCGCCGATGGTCTCGGCGTCGGCGAGCTTGGCATCGGCCAGCGCCCATTCGGGGGAAATATCCCCATTCCGGCGTCTTGGACAGCGCGGCAGACAAGCGATGTGAAAGGCCCGGAATTGCGGATCGGAATGGAGTGCGTAAAGGCCTTTTGGTGCTCCGATTTCCAAATTGGCGAGCTCGTCGGCGAGCAGATTGGCCTCCGCAACAACGGCCGGTCTTGTTTGTTCCTCGGGGGTCATCAAAAGGCCGGCGCGCCGAAAGGCAAGTCCGACGCGCAAAAGTCCCGTCGACCAAGACAGAAAGATAGCCAGGATCAACCCAAGGATCGTTGGCGACATCCAGGCCACCAATGAGGGAGAAATCATAAGGCCGGCAACAAGCGTCAGCACGCCCATCACGACGTGGGACCGGTGGCGAAGCACGATGGCTTTGAAGGGAATCGAGCCGTCGTCGCGCCGCTGCGGATCCCAGCCGGTGTCGAAGCCGAAAACGAAATGCATCACATGGCCCGTCTGGATAAGCATCATGATGGGTGCCAGCAAGGCCGACATGATGATTTCGAACAGGGTCGACAGGACGAGCCGGATTGCGCCGCCGGCACCGCGCCGGGTGGCGCTTTGGATCAAGGAGAGCGCGAGGCCAAAAAACTTCGGCAGGAGCAGAATGGTCATGGTGATCATGAACAGTTCAAGCGATCTTTGCGGATCGAACCTTGGCCAGCTTGGAAACAAGGTGAAATCATTCGGAAAATACTCGGGCCTGATGTAGCTCGCTTGCAGGACGAGAAGTATACCGACGAGGAGCTGCCCCATCCAAAGCGGAGAGGCCACATAGGCCATAATGCCAGTCACGAAATGCTGGCGCGACATGGGATGCAGGCTCTTCGCAAAAAGCACGCGCAAATGCTGGAGATTGCCCTGGCACCAGCGGCGGTCCCGCGCCGAGAGATCGATCAGCGAAGGCGGACTTTCCTCATAGCTGCCGCCCAGGTTCGGCAACATGTAGACGGCATAGCCGGCCCGCCGCATCAAGGCCGCCTCGACAAAATCATGACTGAGAATATGGCCCCCGAATGGAGGCCGTCCGCGCAGGACGGGCAGGCCGCAATGTGCCGCGAAGGCCTTGGTTCGGATGATCGCGTTGTGGCCCCAATAATTGCCATCGCGTCCCATCCAAACGGAAACGCCCGCCGCGATCACCGGTCCATAGATCCGAGCCGCGAATTGCTGGACGCGGGCGAACAGCGTGTTGCGGTTGACGATCAGCGGGAGCGTTTGAATGATCCCCGCATCGGGATCCGCCTCCATGGCGGTGGCGAGCGCTATGATCGTGTCGCCGGTCATCAAGCTGTCGGCGTCAAGGACGACCATATGCGCATAGCGGCCGCCCCAGCGGGTGACGAAATCCTCGATGTTTCCCGATTTCCGATTGAGGTTTTTCGGCCGATGCCGATAGAAGACACGGCAGCCTTGCCCAAGCCTCTGCCGCACCGCCAGGAAAGCCTGCTCTTCGGCAACGAAAGTTTCCGGGTCTGTCGTGTCCGATAGAAAGAACCATTCAAAGGGCCGGCCATACCCTTGGTCCTCGACCTCCTTGAACATCGCCTCCAGCGCGCCAAACACGCGCGCCGGCGCCTCATTGTAAATGGGCATGACGATCGCGGTGCGCTCATGCAGCGAAATCGGCGGCAGGGACGTCTTCGGTCTGAAAAACAGGAGCCAGACGAAGCCGGCGAATGCGCTCGTGCAGGCGAGCGCGATCCAGGAAAAATTGGCGACGAACAGGAAGAGGAGCGCCCATTCGAGCAGCGTCACCCCGCCAACGTCGATCACCTTGTACATTTCGTAGGCGCCATAGACCGTCAAGCAAAGGCCGCCGCCGAACACAAAGAGCCTGGCGAGCCAGCAAACCAGAAAAGAGTGGGACATAAGGCTTTTGTGGCGTCTCGCAGGATTGAATTGAGCGAGGCTCTGCGCCGGCATTTCGAGTGGCGCTTCGGGTGGAACGCAAGCCAAGGCGTCGGAAGCGAGCAGCGAGCCGTCGCCGGGGCGCAGCTGAGTTACCACGGGGTCGTTTGGCTGGAAGTCGGTCATAGAGTCCATCGATAGAGCCAAGTCTCACTAATGGGGATGCCCGCCGCCTCAATCACAAGCCGTAGTTCGGAGGAGGTTTCATTGCCCGGATCGAGTTCAAAAAGGACCCGGTAAATCTTCTTATCCTCGGAGGTAAATGTTCTTATGGCCGTAATAGATCCCGGCGCGACGTCCAATTTCGGCTTCAGGGCCGCCGCATTTTGCGGAAGGCTCAGAATGTCGCCTTCGAATTCCACAATGAAACGACGGCGTTTCGGTGACGAACCGCGCCCGGCACGCGATTGCTTGGTAATCGCCAGCGGCGGCTGCTCAGGGGGGTCCCAGCACCAGAACTGCCGATAAGCGAAACTTGTTTCACTTCCCGCGGCAAGCGGTTGTTTTGCTTTCCAAAATCCGATGATGTTGTCGTTGCTCTCAGAGTCTGAAGGAATCTCGACAAGCTCGACGCCTCCGCCGGACCAATCGCCAATCGGCTCGATCCACAACGACGGGCGCCGTTCATAATGTTGATCATCGTCCTGGTAGTGATCGAAATTGCGATCTCGCTGCAGGAAGCCGAAGCCGCGCGGATTGTCGTCGACGAATGTCGAAATCTGTAAAGTGTCGCGGTTCGCGACCGGCCGCCAGATCCACTCTCCCTTGCCAGTCAATATTTGCAAGCCGCTCACTTCGCTCACGCTCGGGCGCAAGTCGTCGAACCGGCGCTCGTCGATCGAACCAAAAAGATGGGTCGCGCTCATGGTCGCAAGTCCGAAATTATCTACCGCGGCGCGCGCAAACCAGGTGCATTCTGTATCGATGAGGGTCGCCTCGCCGGGCCGTAATGTGAAGCGATAGGCACCTGCCACGCTTTCCGAACTGATGAGCGCGTGAATGACCAGGGCGTTGGCGGCCAAGGTGGGACGTTCGATCCAGACGGAGCGGATCGCCGGAAACTCCTCGCCACGCGGATCCGCAACTTTGATCGACATCGCGCGCGCCATGGTGCCCAGATTCTGACCGCGTGCCACGGCACGGAAAAAACTCGCTCCTTGAAATATGGCCACTTCCGAAAATACGTCGCCATTTTGCACAAGCACCCGAAAACCGGAAAATCCGATGTCGCCAACATTGCCCGGGACGGCGAGCTTGCCGAAGTCGAATTTCGACGGGTCATATATAATGCGACGGGCTTTGCCATCGGCGACGAGATTAATCTGCATGGGAGCCGAAAAAATGAACCCCCGATGCAAGGGCTCAAGTGCGAAGCCCACGTTTTCAAATGCCCAAATCGCGGTTCCCGGCCGCTGCCCGATCGCCGCATATTGCTCATAGGGGAGATCGCGGAAAACCTCGGGCAAGTCGTTCGGCAGGGCTCGAAAAGGTTGTTTCGATAGGGCTCCCGCTGCTTCGGTGACCATGCTGGGATTGAAGTTCACGGGCTCGCCCAGAACAAATCCGCGGGGAGCCTCCTGTGGGGCACCAGAGGTAGTGGCCAGTCCCTGCGCGTGGGCATCCAGCGCGGTCGCGATACCGCCGGCCATCCCGCCCAGGACGAATTTCAAAACCTCCCGGCGCTTGACCATGAACCCGACTTCGGCAGCGCGCTGGCGCGCCGCAACTCCAGAAAACCCTTTATTTTACCCTATATAGCTCATAATCGGGCAAACGTAAGTTCCCTTTTTGGTGTTTTTGCGCCAATAACCCTGCCGGGGTTCGAGTCCGCCCTGGCTGCCATGCGCATCCCCATTCGCGGCGGTTCCGCTTGGCTGGTCGGCGTTTACTATTTTGCGCTTATAACGTTTCCTGATTTGCGTCACCCAAAGCGGATCAAGCGTTCGGAGAAGTCGTTTCATGGCCACCCTAAATCCCGAAGGCCGAACATGCCTGGCCATCGTGCTCGCCGCTGGCGAAAGCACACGGATGCGGTCGGCAACTCCCAAGGTGCTGCACAAGCTGGCCGGTCGCTCGATGTTGAGCCATGTCCTGAACGCCCTGACGGAAGCAGGCGCCGACCGGACCGTGGTGGTCGTGGGGCCGAACCACGATGCGATTATTGCGGAGGCCAAGACTAGGGGCCGCGAGGTTGAATTCGCGATCCAGACGGAGAGGCTTGGAACCGCGCATGCGGTGCTCGCGGCCCGCACTGCCATCGTCCGCGGCTATGACGATATTCTGGTAGTCTTCGCGGATACACCCTTGGTTCGCCCGGAAACTTTCGCCGCCATGCGCAAGGCGCTGGCGGGGGGACGCAACGCCGTTGCCGTATTGGGGTTCGAGGCGAGACAGCCGGCGGGCTATGGACGATTGATCATCGAGAATGGCGCGCTGACCGCGATCCGCGAGGATCGCGATGCAAATACGGCAGAACGCAAAATATCAATGTGCAACGCCGGTCTGATGGCCCTTGACGGAAGCCGTGCCTTGGCTCTTCTCGAAGCCATCGGCAGTGACAACAGTCAAAGCGAATATTATCTGACGGACATTGTCTCGGTTGCGCGGTCGCGCGGTTTTGATGTCGCCGCCGTAATCGCCCCCGAAGACGAGGTATTGGGTGTGAACGATCGGATGCAACTCGCCGCCGCTGAATCACAATTGCAGGAGCGGCTTCGGGTTGCGGCGATGCAGGAGGGCGCGACCTTGCTCGATCCTTCCAGTGTGACCCTATCTTTCGACACGCAGCTCGGGCGCGACACCGTCGTCGAGCCGCATGTGGTCTTCGGTCCAGGGGTCAGCGTCGGCGAAGGAAGCCTCATTCGTTCGTTTTCGCATTTGGAGGGCGCGACGATCGGCCCGAATGCAACGATCGGTCCCTTTGCCCGGCTACGCCCCGGGGCCGCGCTCGCGCACGACGTCCACATCGGCAATTTCGTCGAGGTGAAGGCGTCCGATGTTGGCGCCGGTACGAAAATCAATCATTTGAGCTATATCGGAGATGCCAGCATCGGCTCCAAGACCAATATCGG encodes:
- the glmU gene encoding bifunctional N-acetylglucosamine-1-phosphate uridyltransferase/glucosamine-1-phosphate acetyltransferase (forms a homotrimer; catalyzes the acetylation of glucosamine-1-phosphate and uridylation of N-acetylglucosamine-1-phosphate to produce UDP-GlcNAc; function in cell wall synthesis), coding for MATLNPEGRTCLAIVLAAGESTRMRSATPKVLHKLAGRSMLSHVLNALTEAGADRTVVVVGPNHDAIIAEAKTRGREVEFAIQTERLGTAHAVLAARTAIVRGYDDILVVFADTPLVRPETFAAMRKALAGGRNAVAVLGFEARQPAGYGRLIIENGALTAIREDRDANTAERKISMCNAGLMALDGSRALALLEAIGSDNSQSEYYLTDIVSVARSRGFDVAAVIAPEDEVLGVNDRMQLAAAESQLQERLRVAAMQEGATLLDPSSVTLSFDTQLGRDTVVEPHVVFGPGVSVGEGSLIRSFSHLEGATIGPNATIGPFARLRPGAALAHDVHIGNFVEVKASDVGAGTKINHLSYIGDASIGSKTNIGAGTITCNYDGFTKSRTEIGDNAFIGSNTALVAPVRIGEGAYVGSGSVVTKDVAKDALALARERQIEKPGWAKVFRGKHQK
- a CDS encoding glucans biosynthesis glucosyltransferase MdoH, encoding MDSMTDFQPNDPVVTQLRPGDGSLLASDALACVPPEAPLEMPAQSLAQFNPARRHKSLMSHSFLVCWLARLFVFGGGLCLTVYGAYEMYKVIDVGGVTLLEWALLFLFVANFSWIALACTSAFAGFVWLLFFRPKTSLPPISLHERTAIVMPIYNEAPARVFGALEAMFKEVEDQGYGRPFEWFFLSDTTDPETFVAEEQAFLAVRQRLGQGCRVFYRHRPKNLNRKSGNIEDFVTRWGGRYAHMVVLDADSLMTGDTIIALATAMEADPDAGIIQTLPLIVNRNTLFARVQQFAARIYGPVIAAGVSVWMGRDGNYWGHNAIIRTKAFAAHCGLPVLRGRPPFGGHILSHDFVEAALMRRAGYAVYMLPNLGGSYEESPPSLIDLSARDRRWCQGNLQHLRVLFAKSLHPMSRQHFVTGIMAYVASPLWMGQLLVGILLVLQASYIRPEYFPNDFTLFPSWPRFDPQRSLELFMITMTILLLPKFFGLALSLIQSATRRGAGGAIRLVLSTLFEIIMSALLAPIMMLIQTGHVMHFVFGFDTGWDPQRRDDGSIPFKAIVLRHRSHVVMGVLTLVAGLMISPSLVAWMSPTILGLILAIFLSWSTGLLRVGLAFRRAGLLMTPEEQTRPAVVAEANLLADELANLEIGAPKGLYALHSDPQFRAFHIACLPRCPRRRNGDISPEWALADAKLADAETIGEALSWLKPKERMAILQDQMLIARLALLPSEPPGAKVVASTG
- a CDS encoding glucan biosynthesis protein D produces the protein MVKRREVLKFVLGGMAGGIATALDAHAQGLATTSGAPQEAPRGFVLGEPVNFNPSMVTEAAGALSKQPFRALPNDLPEVFRDLPYEQYAAIGQRPGTAIWAFENVGFALEPLHRGFIFSAPMQINLVADGKARRIIYDPSKFDFGKLAVPGNVGDIGFSGFRVLVQNGDVFSEVAIFQGASFFRAVARGQNLGTMARAMSIKVADPRGEEFPAIRSVWIERPTLAANALVIHALISSESVAGAYRFTLRPGEATLIDTECTWFARAAVDNFGLATMSATHLFGSIDERRFDDLRPSVSEVSGLQILTGKGEWIWRPVANRDTLQISTFVDDNPRGFGFLQRDRNFDHYQDDDQHYERRPSLWIEPIGDWSGGGVELVEIPSDSESNDNIIGFWKAKQPLAAGSETSFAYRQFWCWDPPEQPPLAITKQSRAGRGSSPKRRRFIVEFEGDILSLPQNAAALKPKLDVAPGSITAIRTFTSEDKKIYRVLFELDPGNETSSELRLVIEAAGIPISETWLYRWTL